A stretch of DNA from Triticum dicoccoides isolate Atlit2015 ecotype Zavitan chromosome 2A, WEW_v2.0, whole genome shotgun sequence:
tgccttttccagccagtctcccctcataccgcgatttagggagacctatcttcttaaggccaggaatgaagtcaacacaaaacccgatgacatcctctgtttgatggcccatggagatgcttccttctggcctagcgcggttacgaacatatttttttaggactcccatgaacctctcaaaggggtacatattgtgtagaaatacgggccccagaatgacaatctcgtcgactagatgaactaggatgtgcgtcatgatattgaagaaggatggtgggaacaccagctcgaaactgacaagacattgcgccacatcactccttagcgttggtacgatttctggatcgatcaccttctgagatattgcattgaggaatgcacatagcttcacaatggctaatcggacgttttccggtagaagccccctcaatgcaaccggaagcagttgcgtcataatcacgtggcagtcatgagactttaggttctggaactttttctctggcatatttattattccctttatattcgacgagaagctagtcgggaccttcatactgagcaggcattgaaagaatatttctttctcttctttcgtaagagcgtagctggcaggaccttcatactgcttcggaggcatgccctctttttcgtgcaagcgttgcaggtcctctcgtgcctcaggtgtatcttttgtcttcccatacacgcccaagaagcctagcaggttcacgcaaaggttcttcgtcacgtgcatcacgtcgatcgaagagcggacctctaggtctttccagtagggtaggtcccaaaatatagatttcttcttccacatgggtgcgtgattctcagcgtcattcggaacagctagtctgccgggaccctttccaaagattacgtgtaaatcattgaccatagcaagtacgtgatcaccggtacgcatggcgggcttcttccggtgatctgcctcgcctttgaaatgcttgcctttctttcgacattgatggtttgtcggaagaaatcgacgatggcccaggtacacattcttcctgcagcttcccaggtatatactatcggtgtcaagtaaacagtgcgtgcatgcatggtatcccttgtttgtctgtcctgaaaggttactgagagcgggccaatcgttgatggtcacgaacagcaacgcctttaggtcaaattcctcctttttgtgctcatcccacgtacgtacaccggttccattccacagctgtaaaagttcttcaactaatggccttaggtacatatcaatgtcgttgccgggttgcttagggccttggatgagaactggcatcataatgaacttccgcttcatgcacatccaaggaggaaggttatacatacatagagtcacgggccaggtgctgtgattgctgctctgctccctaaaaggattaatgccatccgcgcttaaagcaaaccatacgttccttgggtcctttgcaaactcatcccagtattttctctcaatttttctccactgtgacccgtcagcgggtgctctcaacttcccgtctttcttacggtcctcactgtgccatcgcatcaacttggcatgctctccgtttctgaacagacgtttcaaccgtggtattataggagcataccacatcaccttcgcaggaaccctcttcctgggaggctcgccgtcaacatcaccagggtcatctcgtctgatcttataccgcaatgcactgcataccgggcatgcgttcagatccttgtaggcaccgcggtagaggatgcagtcattagggcatgcatgtatcttctccacctccaatcctagaggggatacgaccttctttgttgcgtatgtactgtcgggcaattcgttatcctttgtaagcttcttcttcattattttcagtagcttctcaaatcctttgtcaggcacagcattctctgccttccactgcagcaattcgagtacggtaccgagctttgtgttgccatcttcgcaattggggtacaactcctttctgtgatcctctaacatgcgatcgaacttcagcttctccttttgactttcgcattgtgtccttgcatcgacaatgacccggcggagatcatcatcatcgggcacatcgtctggttcctcttgatcttcagcagcttcgcccgttgcagcaccatcgtgcacatcgtctggtgcatcttgatgttcagtagcatcaccgtattcagggggcacatagttgtcatcgtactcttcttcatcgccgtcttccatcataacccctatttctccgtgcctcgtccaaacattatagtgtggcatgaaacccttgtaaagcaggtgggtgtgaaggattttccggtcagagtaagacttcgtattcccacatatagggcatggacaacacataaaaccattctgcttgtttgcctcagccacttcgagaaaatcatgcacccccttaatgtactcggaggtgtgtctgtcaccgtacatccattgccggttcatctgcgtgcattatatataattaagtgtgtcaaaaatcattacagaacatcatgaatagataattataagtgaccaaattaatagaagttcatcatcacataaaaaccaaagtacatacatagttctcatctaacaacataaagctctgcagagcatctaaattaattaaaccatacattgaaactatgtaaaacatttcaatgagaaaacaaatgcgatcataatcgcaaccaaggtaacaactgatccaacggcataatgataccaagcctcggtatgaatggcatattttctaatctttctcatcttcaagcgcattgcatccatcttgatcttgtgatcatcgacgacatccgcaacatgcaactccaatatcatcttctcctcctcaagtttttttattttttccttcaagcaattgttttcttcttcaactaaatttaacctctcgacaatagggtcggttggaatttccggttcaacaacctcctagataaataaaatctatgtcacgttggtcggcataattttcataaacaataaatgaaccaatagttatgaaaagataatatataccacatccgaatcatagacaggacgagggccgacgggggcggataccaaaaccatcgcactatataagatgcaataataaaagtaagaaaataatacaagtatctatctaaacatacaagtaagaatgtgTTTCctctcagaaagaagataagaacaagaggctcaccacggtggtgccggcgatgagatcggcgcgggtgatcgacggcggtgaagacggggacggggcgtgacggaccgttaAACCTAGATCAATCTTGAGGAAAacggagcttggcggtcgagcttggagaggagaaaccttaagtactgtggctcgggcattccatcgaacaccttgtgtgcataggaggtgagctagagcaccaccaagccctctccccctcggccagaaaaaacagagcagtgtgctctgctcttgcgcgaggggctatatataggcagcaccattagccccggttggtggcatgaaccgggactaaagggaagcctttggtcccggttcatgccaccaaccgggaccaatagtggtgggccaggagccaggaccattggtcccggtttgtcccaccaaccgggaccaaaaggtccggacgaactgggaccaatggcccacgtggcccggccggccccctgggctcacgaaccggggcaaatagctccattggtcccggttctggattgaaccgggactaatgggctaaactggcctggacgaaagcccccttttctactagtgtattaaCATGGGATGGGGATTTTCTCGGCAGGTATTAACAAGTTCTTTAAGAAAAGCCAACTTAAACTCCTCCTGAGCGGCGCCATATACAGCCACCAGGCTCCAAAGGAAGTTGTCAGACTTATTTCGAAGGTGAAATTTAATATGATATTCCCCCTTTGACGTGGACAAAAGTTCCAAGTATGTNNNNNNNNNNNNNNNNNNNNNNNNNNNNNNNNNNNNNNNNNNNNNNNNNNNNNNNNNNNNNNNNNNNNNNNNNNNNNNNNNNNNNNNNNNNNNNNNNNNNNNNNNNNNNNNNNNNNNNNNNNNNNNNNNNNNNNNNNNNNNNNNNNNNNNNNNNNNNNNNNNNNNNNNNNNNNNNNNNNNNNNNNNNNTCCTCCCAGACGACGGTAAGATGTGCCATTCATAATCGTAACCACATGAAAATTGGTCAAGACCACGTGTTAGGAAGTCACGTTTTCCAGACTCAGAGATGGCCACGAAGTCCAACGCATGATCCTTTACCCAATCGGCGATGTGTTTATGTttagccaagtcaccaagacctctgctattccaaaacatgcctctcaTGATGAACCATTTTTTTGTTTAGAGACCTTTCATATCTTTGATGGGTGCCCTCTTTTCTTCACTAAATTAGACTTGTTCTTTCGTACCGATGCGACAAGCTCATGCAACATAGTGCCACTTGTCATAACCaggtagttttcctttttttcgtagattcgtttattcaaaatgttttatctcttaaaccgtgcgtccaaatctcgaaccgttttcaccttTTGGATTCCTCGcaccgagatcttcaaaactagatcccatgttgataggttttgatgaacttttttcacgaaaaaaaccggacgagaaaaccgaaccgggagcacggtttttCCCCTTTCTGAAAGAGGCACGCCTGTGCCTCTCGCGAAACCACAACCAtggctctcgtggaagcaaaaccatacctctcgcggaaggaaaaaaacatgtttttttgttcctgaggaggcacggccgtgcctctcatgaaagcacgtccatgcctctcgcggaagcaaaaccgtgccgctTATGAAAGAAAAAGAAggtaaaaacgtgtttttttctgttcccgaggcacggccgtgcctctcgtggaaggaaaaaacagaaaacgcattttttttccgttttcgagaggtagggccatgactctcgcgaaagtacaaccatgcctctcgcggaagcaaaaccgtgctttTCGCGgaagaaacaaaaacagaaaacacatttttcttttcatttccaagaggcacggccgtgactctcgcgaaagcaaaaccgtgtctGTCGTGGAGCAAAACCGTGACCCTCGCGAAAGGGAAAAAATGCATTTTTCGCGGGaaaattttttgaatttatttttgtCCAAAAGTTCATGAAGACCGGTGGAAGACCGAAACGTCGAAAAACCCGGAATAAACCATTTCAAAAGCCAAAAACGTGTgcgaaaaataaaaacaaaaaacaaaattcaaatggagcgtccagagcgcgacatgtGGCGGGCGGCTGGGAGCGCATCAAGTGGCGCTGattgttgcgaggctcccgaagaagcgctcgttaattagttgctcccgtcATGAGCCTAGCCTCGTAGTCGTAAGCAAAGTGCgtctttccctcaaaaaaaaaaaaaggcaAAGTGCGTCTTAACGAGGGAGTAGAAGCCATTGGAGGATGCTGCCGTGGCGCCGAATGCCCGAACCAGCATGATATTATGTGTACAACTGTGGATATCACCTTCGCGTCCAACTGAAGCAGGGGGGCGGCCAGTTGAGTCTGATGGAGAGAACCGCAGCCTGTACATACCAGCCGGCGCCAGGATTACAAATTCATAATCCGACGTTAAGCGCTGGCATCGCGATCTCGTGCATCCAAAGCAGTGCGCGCCACTTGATGCATGGATCCCTATCTAGAACAAATTACAGGAAATTCCGTATGAATCCAAAGCAGTTGCATGCATGGGTACGTACGCACGCCGTGATAAGGCATTGCCATTTTTCTTCTTTTGCGGGGGTGCCATAAGCCATTGACTTGACATGATAAGGCACACCCTGCTGGATCATATGTGTCTATAAATATCGTCCGTCATCTCTGTTCATGGAGAAAACAGGAAAGCAGCCATAGCCTTCCCTGCAAAGACCTAGCTACCACACAAACATTCTCCCAACTAGCTACGTACCCATCCCTCTCAAAACAAGATGTCGACGGTGAAGGTTGGCATGTTTGGCGGGTCCAAAGGTGATGTCTGTGACATCACCGGATTGTCAAGTTTTGCGCCATCGAGCCTGAGGAGCATGGAGATTTGGAGCACACCGGGTCACGAAGGGGTCATCAACGCCATACGCTTCACCTTCATCGACAGCAAAAACAACGCGATCCCGGTTGGTCCATGGGGCACCCCGCTCCATGGTCAGAAAAGCCAGGTACTCCATCCATGTCAAAATACACTTCTCCGTCATAATTAATACTTCATGAATGTACATCCCGGGATTAATATCTCCATTCATGTATACATTATGCCTTGTGATCATGCGTGCAGACTATTCACTTGACAAATGTGCGTGTCATCGAGCTCTCCGGCTACACCAATGACCAATACATCACCTCACTATCCTTCCGCACCACCGACGCCCCAAGGCATCATGGACCATTCAGAAAAGTGAGGCCAGCAACCAGGTCCGACACTTATTTCCGCGTCCCTCTCATGCATGGCTCTATCGTGGCCTTCTGCGCCCAAGCCGACGACCACCTCAGCGCCATTGGTGCCTATCTCAAGAACTGAGCCCTCGTATGTTTATATACCCAGCCTAGCTGGTTACtctatatatgtgtgtacatgttTGTTGTTGTTCAATAACACGGTGGCCCCGTCGGTCAACGTGCAATCTACCCAGCCTAGCTGGTAACTATACGTGTGTGTGCATGTGCTTGGTCGTGTGATGTTTAATATGATGTGTGTGATGTTTGATATATTGGTTGAGCTTGTAATAAAAGGTTACGGAAACTAAGTAAGGAATCCCGCTAGTATTGCATATGCAACTTTTCTTAGAACCTAGAATTGCACCCGTCTAGCAGGAATAGAGATCCGACCACGCTCCGAAAAGTTGGGCTGCCtatgtatttatttattttctcgGAGACTTCATTGATGCAAGTGATGTGAGCCTTGTTGGACAGCTAGATACCCTTTGGCACACGTGTGCCATCAAGCATGTGTGACACCGTGTAGCGTGACAGTTGCATGCTATAGCTAGGGAAATCCTATTTTATGCTCGTAAAGGCAAATTATTTTTACATCATCTATGAAAGTCAGCAAGACATATTATAGAATGGATTACATCTTAATGGTATCTATTCCATTAGTGTTACAACATCCTAAAATTATGTGTCGACTAAGATTATAACAAGAAAATGTGTGAATAAGAAATGACATATGGTACAAAATGAAGAAATTATACTATCTTTATTTCTAGGAGGTTATCTCTTAGCTAAGGGTATACAACAGCTTTTTCTTCAAGATGAACATATTTACTTCGAACATATAAATAATTATATTTAAGTTTTTGAAGCTTTTCATTCGGCTCTATGTTAATTTTGCCAATTGTTAAACTGATTTGTAAAAAGAAAATTAaatttactaagtttttttcagtaAGGGGCATTTCATTGAATTGAATTATCGAGTTGATACAATCGCATCAAAAGAAGGCCCAGCCTCTGCATagctagatgcacacagccaacaagtCCAAAGGTCCGAAAACTAAAAATCGAATTACATCAAAGTTTAGAGTAGCCTATGTCGTGGCAAGCTCTATCCGAAGATCACACTACCATCCATGGGGGTAGAAAACCTTCCGAACCGTACGCTTCAGCCGTGTAGACACCATCATAAAAAGGTCCCTGTCCTCCGGCCTCTGCAGGATAGACCAAGCACGGAGCCATCGCGTACATACATATAGGAATAACCTGCGTAGAAGATGAAACACATTTATTATTAAAATCCACATCATTCCTGGTAAGCCATAATGCCCAGCATAAGGCAGCTGCCCCCCACAAGAATGTGTGCAGAAAATTGTTTATCTATCCCCCGCAACCAGTTCCCGAACATGTTACGTGCACTACGTGGGGGGTATAAGTTTGAAGCTACTTGAACTATGGCCCAGACCGTCCGAGCAAACTTACACTCAAAGAATAAGTGTTTAATAGACTCGTTATGTTGGCAAAAGACACATTGCTTGCTACCTTGCCAGTTGTGTCGTGCCAAATTATCTCTAGTTAAGATGAAACCACAGGAGTATCTTCATCCTTAAAGGAATCTTGAGCATCCACAATTTCCTGTTATCAACCGAAACCTCACTATAGACCATTGCATCATACATGGACTTGACTGTAAACTTGCCCTTCTGATGCAACTTCCATCGAAAGATATCCGGTTCACCTGACAGCTGAATAGCCTCTAGACGTATGAGTAATTCATTCCATGCTGTCAGACgaggtcctaaaaggtccctacgaAAAGAAATATCAGGGTTTTCTTGTCCCAAAACTTGTTTGATCGTGACAAGTTTATGTCTTACGATCCTGTACAAGCTAGGGTATTGCACCATGAGAGGGGTGGTCCCTAGCCAGGTGTCTTCCCAGAATCGAACCTGAGAACCGTCCCTAACCGAGAATGTTCCAAATTGGAAAAATAATTCCTTGGCCTTCATTACCCCACTCTAAGAAATGTGATTGACCAGGTTTCCAATAGACCTGAGAAATAGCTTTGGATCCCACGTACTTGTTACGAATGATTTCCTGCCATACTTCATTCTTAGTGAGTAGTTTGTACACCCAATTGCTGAGAAGAGCAATGTTTTAATCTCAAGGTCTTGAATTCCCAGTCCCCCTTGACTGTTAGGTCGACATAATACAATCCACCTAGCTAGTCGATATTTCTTGGATTCGTTATCACACTACCAAAAAAATCTAGATCTAAAGTAATTGAGACGCTGAAGAACTCCTTTTGGGAGGTGAAAGAATGACAACATGTATAAAACCATGTTGCTGAGGACAGAGTTGATCAAGATTAATCGCCCCCCCCATAAGACAAGAGTTTCGCCTTCCAGCTGGCTAATGGATTATGAAGTCTCTCTTCCACATGCTTCCACTCATCGGTAGTTAAACGTCGATAGTGTATGGGGATCCCCAGGTACCGAATCGGGAATTGGCCAAGCTGGCAGCCAAAAATCTCAGCATAGTCGGGTGCCGATTATGTGGCATCACAAAAGCAAAACAGTTcactcttatgaaaattaattttgagGCCAAAAAGTTCCTCAAAATCACATAATAGCAACTTGAGATGTCTTGCTTTCTCTAGATCATGATCCAAAAACAAAATAGTGTCATCCATGTATTGTAGAATAGACAAACCATCCTCTACCAAATGAGGAATGACACCGCTGACTTGACCGGCCAACTTAGCCCACTCAACAAGGGTAAATAACATGCCGACCACCATGTTAAACAAAATAGAGGATGCGGGGTCACCTTGGCGAAGCCCCTTCCTAGTCTGAAAATAGTTGCCAGCATCATCATTAACCTTGATGGCCACACTACCTCTAGACACGAAGCTCTCTACCCATCGACATCATTTTTGCGAAAACCCCTTCATGCGTAAAGTTTGCAACAGAAAtggccatttaactttatcatagGCTTTTTCGAAATCTATTTTAAAGATGACTCCATTCAACTTTTTATGATGAAGCTGGTGAACAGTCTCATGCAGCACAACAACTCCATCTAGTATGTTGCTTCTTTGCATAAATGTTGTTTGGGTGGGTTTGACAACATGGTCAGCCACCCCATTCAACCGCTAGTATTGCATATGCAACTTTTCTTAGAACCTATAATTGCACCCGTCTAGCATGAATGGAGATCCGACCACACTCTAGAAAGTTGGGCCGCCTATGTACTTAGTATTAATCTTCTTGGAGACTTCATAAGCTGACATTGACGCAAGTTATGCGGGCCTTGTTGGACAGCTAGATTCCCTTTGGTCCACCTACGCATTCAAGCATGTGTGACACCGTGTGGCGTGACATTTGCACGTTGTAGCTAGGTGAATCCTGTTGCTCAAAACAAAAGCCAAAGGAATCCTATTTTATGCTCATATAAAGGCAAATAAGAACATCTACGCCGATTGATAAGATTGTCTTTTCTTATGTATTTTTACATCATCTAGAAAAGTCATATGGTACAAAATGATGAAATTATCTTATCTTTATTTCTAGGAGATTATCTCTTAGCTAAGAGCATACAATTTTTTTTCTTTGAGATGAACGTATTTACTTCAAACATATAAATAATTCGATTCAAGTTTTGAAGTTTTTCTTTTGTGCTATATATTAATTTTGCCAATTGTTAAACTGATTTCTAAAAATAATTTTAATTTACTATAATTAAAAGCATATTTCATGTATTTCTGAAGAATCAACGTTGACAGTCCACATCGGCAGCTGACACATTTAGAATTGCTTCATGTGGAGCATACCTATTTCACACTATAGGCGGCAATAGGAACTCCCTACAGCTAGCTCATGACGTCTCCTCTTCAATATAATTCCACTATAAACACGAATGCCTTCATGTCTTTTAAATATATTCTATGGTTTCAAATTTATTTAGATGTTTGCCTTAATTACGGAAAGCTCTTTGAAACAAGTCCAATAACTGATATATTTAAATTATTGATGAATGCTAATACAAAGTTAAGAGCATATGAGTCATGCAAAAATCTCATTTATCAATTTACAATAACTCAAAAGATCTTCCCTTGTTATTAACAAAGTTTGAACACATTGTTATAGATACAAAGTTCGCCCTCAAACAGTAAGAAGCAAAGAATGGAACGGCGCCTAACAAGGTTTTCCGCGTCAGAGCTAATGGCAGGGGCCGCGCCTGAACCGCTGAATAGGAACACACAATTGAAATGTATCACTCACTGCGAGCATTTACATGGCGATCAacgggatctctctctctctctctctctctctctctattaggCACTTAATGATACGGGGCGTCCATGCTACATGGGCCCGCCAATATAAGCTCCCCGCCTAGGTTTTTGGAAGCTTCTGGTCTGTTTTTTCTCCACCAAGTCTAGTTTTTGGAAGGTTTCAAGCTTTCTTCTTGGTTTTCAGCCGGTTTTTCTCTCAGTGTTTTTTGACAAGTTTTAATTTGatctttttcattttttcatttggATTGTTTTCCAAATTTCGTGTTTTGTTCATATCTGTGGATTTTTTCAAAGTCATGAAGATTTTTACAATTCATTgacattttcaaattcatgaacactttCTAAAATTTCTTAAAAAATCAAATTCATGAGCTTTTTATAAATTCATTCTTTTTTCAACCCGTGTCatatttttgaaattgtgaaccttTTCACTTAACAAAAAAACGGGCGACCAGTTTTTTACTTGAGACATCGGAGAAGCAATAGTAAAAGGTGATTGAAAATTGAGCGAAGGAGAATGTACGAGCTAATGGGCCGGCCCCTGACAAGGCTTTCCGCGTGAGAGCTAACCGTGTGGGCGGCGCCTGAACCACTGAATAGGAACACACAATTGAAATGTATCGCTCATTGCAAGCATTTACATGGCGATCATGAACAaagggatctctctctctctccctccctatctctctctctcaggcACTTAATGATACGCGGCGTCCATGCTACATGGGCCCGCCAATATAAGCTCACCAACCTAGGTTTTTGGAAGCTTCTGGTCTGTGTTTTCTCCACCAAGTCTAGTTTTTGGAAGGTTTCAAGCTTTCTTCTTGGTTTTCAGCCGGTTTTTCTCgcaatgttttctgacaagttttaATTTGATCTTTTTCAAAAAAAACCATTTGGATTGTTTTCCAAATTTCGTGTTTTGTTCATATCTGTGGATTTTTTCAAAGTCATGAAGATTTTTACAATTCATTgacattttcaaattcatgaacactttCTAAAATTTCTTAAAAAATCAAATTCATGAGCTTTTTATAAATTCATTCTTTTTTCAACCCCGTGTCatatttttgaaattgtgaaccttTTCACTTAACAAAAAAATGGGCGACCAGTTTTTTACTTGAGACATCGGAGAAACAATAGTAAAAGGTGATTGAAAATTGAGCGAAGGAGAATGTACGAGCCAATGGGCCGGCGCCTGACAAGGCTTTCCGCGTGAGAGCTAACCGTGTTGGCGGCGCCTGAACCACTGAATAGGAACACACAATTGAAATGTATCACTCATTGCAAGCATTTACATGGCGATCATGAACAaagggatctctctctctctctctctctctctcttcctattTGGCGCGTAATGGTACGCAGTGTCCATGCCATGTGGGCCCGCCCATATAAGCTTCCTAGCCTAGGTTTTTAGAAGCTTCTGGCCTGTTTTTTCTCTACGAAGTCCAGGTTTTTGAAGGTTCCAAGCATTCTTCCTCGTTTTCAGCCGGTTTCTTCTCAGTGCTTTTTGCCAAGTTTTTATTTgatctttttcattttttcaattGGATTTATTTTCAAAATTTGTGTTTTTATCATATTTgtgatatttttcaaagtcatgaaCATTTTTACAATTCATCGacatttcaaattcatgaacacttttttcttaaaaaaaatcaaattcatgaGCCTTTTATAAATTCACGCTTTTTTAACCCATGTCATATTTTCAAAAATGTATACTTTTTCACTTGACAAAAAAACGAGCGGCCAATTTTTTACTTGAGAAATTGGAaaagcaacaacaaaagatgactgAAAAATGAGTGAAGAAGAATGCGCGATCCAATGGGCAGGCACCTAACGAGGCTTTCCGCGTGAGAGCTAACGGCAGGGGCTGCGCCTGAACCGCCGAATAGGAACACACAATTGAAATGTATCGCTCACTGCGAGCATTTACATGGCGATCGAGAACAAaagggatctctctctctctcactctctctctctctctctctctctctctctctttctctctctccccctccctctctctgTTCCTATTAGGCACTTAATGATACCCTCTCTCTCTTTGTTCCTATTAGGCGCTTAATGATACGCGACGTCCATGCCATGTGGGCCCGCCCATATAAGCTCCCAGCCTAGGTTTTTGGAAGCTTTTGACCTGTTTTTTCTCTACAAGGTCTGGTTTTGGGAAGGTTCCAAGCTTTCATACTGGTATTCAGCCCGCCTTTTTCTCAATGTTTTTGGCAAGTTTTTATTTGATCTCTTTCGttttttcatttggatttgtttcccaaatttttttatttttttcataattgTGTTTTTTTCAAAGTCACAATCATTTTTACAATTCTTGGAGATTTGCAAATTCGTGAACACTTTTCAAAATTTcctaaaaaaattcaaattcacGAGCTTTTATAAATTCATGCTAAACTTGTGTCATATTTTGAAAATTTGAACTTTTTCACTTAACAATAAAATTGGCCGACAGTTTTTTACTTGAGACATGGAGAAGGAACAGTAAAAGGTGATTCAGAAAAGAGCAAGGGAGAATGCGTGAGCTAATGGGCTGGCGCCCGATGAGGCTTTCCACGTGAGAGCTAACAGCAGGGGCGGCGCATGAACCGCCGAATAGGAACACATAACTCTAATGTATCGCTCACTGCGAGCATTTACATGGCGATCGCGAAAAAAGGGCTCAAAGTGGGCTAATCTGGTACAATAGTC
This window harbors:
- the LOC119358707 gene encoding uncharacterized protein LOC119358707, which produces MSTVKVGMFGGSKGDVCDITGLSSFAPSSLRSMEIWSTPGHEGVINAIRFTFIDSKNNAIPVGPWGTPLHGQKSQTIHLTNVRVIELSGYTNDQYITSLSFRTTDAPRHHGPFRKVRPATRSDTYFRVPLMHGSIVAFCAQADDHLSAIGAYLKN